A window of Syngnathoides biaculeatus isolate LvHL_M chromosome 9, ASM1980259v1, whole genome shotgun sequence contains these coding sequences:
- the wdr83 gene encoding WD repeat domain-containing protein 83 isoform X1, giving the protein MSFPLPKPQTPQLPQHLLRTIDCQQGAVRAVRFNVDGQYLLSCGGDKSLKLWSGSRGTLLKTYSGHGYEVLDADGSFDNSNICSCSSDKTVILWDVATGQVARKLRGHAGKVNCVQFNEEATVILSGSLDGTVRCWDTRSRKNEPIQVLDEARDSVSSLKVSKHEILTGSVDGRVRRYDLRMGQLHVDFLNSQTSLFSCSSAWVVLSLCVCVFWSGPITCVCFSQDGQCTLSSSLDSTVRLLDKSTGEMLGEYTGHTMKGYKLECCLSSKDTHVLSCSEDGHVYFWDLVEGCLSWKLPVGKAVVQSLSFHPTQTRLLTASESRIQVWAAELEDPDKNDDDNVTMAM; this is encoded by the exons ATGTCGTTTCCTCTCCCCAAACCACAGACTCCTCAGCTTCCTCAACATCTTCTCCGGACCATCGACTGTCAACAAGGAGCCGTCAGAGCAGTGCGCTTCAATG tggatGGCCAGTACCTGCTCTCCTGCGGAGGTGACAAGTCTCTGAAGCTCTGGAGCGGCAGCCGAGGGACACTGCTCAAGACCTACAGCGGCCACGGATATGAGGTGCTGGATGCTGACGG gtCATTTGACAACAGTAACATCTGCTCGTGCAGTTCTGACAAGACTGTGATCCTTTGGGATGTGGCCACGGGTCAGGTGGCTCGCAAACTACGAGGACACGCCGGG AAAGTCAACTGTGTGCAGTTCAACGAAGAGGCCACCGTCATCTTGTCTG GCTCCTTAGATGGGACGGTGCGCTGCTGGGACACCAGGTCCCGTAAGAATGAACCCATCCAAGTTTTGGACGAGGCCCGGGACAGCGTCAGTAGCCTGAAGGTGTCCAAACATGAGATCCTCACCGG GTCTGTGGACGGTAGAGTGAGACGCTACGACCTGAGGATGGGACAGCTTCACGTGGACTTCCTCAACAGTCAGACATCtttgttttcttgttcttcTGCATGGGTGGTTctgtcattgtgtgtgtgtgtgttttggtcaGGTCCCATCACATGCGTGTGCTTCAGTCAAGATGGCCAGTGCACACTCAGCTCCAGTCTGGACTCCACAGTCAGACTGCTAGATAAGAGCACGGGAGAAATGCTGGGAGA ATACACGGGACACACGATGAAGGGATACAAGCTTGAGTGCTGTCTGTCCAGCAAAGACACCCACGTGCTGAGCTGCTCTGAGGACGGACATGTTTACTTCTGGGACTTGGTGGAG ggtTGTTTGTCATGGAAACTTCCCGTGGGCAAAGCTGTGGTCCAGTCTTTGTCCTTTCACCCTACGCAGACACGCCTCCTCACCGCCAGCGAGAGCCGCATACAAGTGTGGGCGGCCGAGCTTGAAGATCCTGACAAAAATGACGACGACAATGTCACCATGGCAATGTGA
- the wdr83os gene encoding protein Asterix produces MSSNNMSDPRRQNKILRYKPPTTETNPTLEDPTPDYMNLLGMIFSMCGLMLKLKWCAWIAVYCSFISFANSRSSEDTKQMMSSFMLSISAVVMSYLQNPQPMSPPW; encoded by the exons ATGTCCTCCAACAACATGTCGGACCCCAGAAGACAAAATAAGATACTACG GTACAAGCCCCCCACCACGGAGACCAATCCCACACTGGAGGACCCCACGCCGGACTACATGAACCTGCTGGGCATGATCTTCAGCATGTGTGGGCTGATGCTCAAG CTGAAGTGGTGCGCCTGGATCGCCGTTTACTGCTCCTTCATCAGCTTCGCCAACTCCAGGAGTTCGGAGGACACCAAACAGATGATGAGCAGCTTCAT GTTGTCCATCTCGGCCGTGGTCATGTCTTACCTTCAGAACCCTCAGCCCATGTCGCCGCCGTGGTAA
- the LOC133506405 gene encoding syntaxin-10 isoform X1, translated as MPTTPAQRRDAAGSSIMSLEDPFFVVKGEVQKATARARSLFDRWEELLQEGTQVSRDELDWSTNELRNCLRAIDWDLEDLSETISIVESNPGKFRLGNDELQERKDFVEKTRKSVQEMKDQLSSPSAVAQAEKKNKQPLLASSVSDRSMQLDAHLVSSNSRYIQEQQEQQQLIMQEQDDHLELVSGSIRVLKDMSGRIGDELDEQAVILGDFADEMDQTSTRMDSVLKKLEKVSHMTSSRRQWCAIAVLVAILIAVLILFFAL; from the exons ATGCCTACCACGCCTGCGCAGCGACGTGACGCAGCCGGAAGTAGCATCATGTCGCTAGAGGATCCGTTTTTCGTCGTTAAAGG gGAGGTACAGAAGGCCACGGCGCGTGCACGTAGCCTGTTTGACAGATGGGAGGAGCTGCTGCAGGAAGGGACCCAG GTGAGTCGTGACGAGCTGGACTGGAGTACCAACGAGCTGCGCAACTGTCTGCGGGCCATCGACTGGGACCTGGAGGACCTGAGCGAGACCATCA GTATCGTGGAGTCAAACCCGGGAAAGTTCCGCCTGGGAAACGATGAGCTTCAGGAAAGGAAGGACTTTGTGGAGAAAACCAGGAAGTCCGTGCAG GAGATGAAGGATCAGTTGTCAAGTCCATCAGCTGTGGCTCaggcggagaaaaaaaacaagcag CCGCTGCTAGCATCGTCTGTGTCAGACCGCTCAATGCAACTGGATGCCCACCTGGTGTCCAGCAATTCCAGATACATTCAAGAGCAGCAGGAACAACAGCAG ctGATCATGCAGGAGCAGGATGACCATCTAGAGCTTGTGTCCGGAAGCATCCGAGTGCTGAAAGACATGTCGGGTCGTATCGGAGACGAACTGGACGAGCAGGCCGT CATCTTGGGGGACTTTGCAGACGAGATGGACCAGACGTCGACCCGTATGGACTCTGTGCTCAAGAAGTTGGAGAAGGTCTCGCACATGACCAGCA GTCGGCGTCAGTGGTGCGCCATTGCTGTGCTGGTTGCCATTTTGATCGCCGTGCTCATCCTCTTCTTTGCCCTCTGA
- the wdr83 gene encoding WD repeat domain-containing protein 83 isoform X2, producing MSFPLPKPQTPQLPQHLLRTIDCQQGAVRAVRFNVDGQYLLSCGGDKSLKLWSGSRGTLLKTYSGHGYEVLDADGSFDNSNICSCSSDKTVILWDVATGQVARKLRGHAGKVNCVQFNEEATVILSGSLDGTVRCWDTRSRKNEPIQVLDEARDSVSSLKVSKHEILTGSVDGRVRRYDLRMGQLHVDFLNSPITCVCFSQDGQCTLSSSLDSTVRLLDKSTGEMLGEYTGHTMKGYKLECCLSSKDTHVLSCSEDGHVYFWDLVEGCLSWKLPVGKAVVQSLSFHPTQTRLLTASESRIQVWAAELEDPDKNDDDNVTMAM from the exons ATGTCGTTTCCTCTCCCCAAACCACAGACTCCTCAGCTTCCTCAACATCTTCTCCGGACCATCGACTGTCAACAAGGAGCCGTCAGAGCAGTGCGCTTCAATG tggatGGCCAGTACCTGCTCTCCTGCGGAGGTGACAAGTCTCTGAAGCTCTGGAGCGGCAGCCGAGGGACACTGCTCAAGACCTACAGCGGCCACGGATATGAGGTGCTGGATGCTGACGG gtCATTTGACAACAGTAACATCTGCTCGTGCAGTTCTGACAAGACTGTGATCCTTTGGGATGTGGCCACGGGTCAGGTGGCTCGCAAACTACGAGGACACGCCGGG AAAGTCAACTGTGTGCAGTTCAACGAAGAGGCCACCGTCATCTTGTCTG GCTCCTTAGATGGGACGGTGCGCTGCTGGGACACCAGGTCCCGTAAGAATGAACCCATCCAAGTTTTGGACGAGGCCCGGGACAGCGTCAGTAGCCTGAAGGTGTCCAAACATGAGATCCTCACCGG GTCTGTGGACGGTAGAGTGAGACGCTACGACCTGAGGATGGGACAGCTTCACGTGGACTTCCTCAACA GTCCCATCACATGCGTGTGCTTCAGTCAAGATGGCCAGTGCACACTCAGCTCCAGTCTGGACTCCACAGTCAGACTGCTAGATAAGAGCACGGGAGAAATGCTGGGAGA ATACACGGGACACACGATGAAGGGATACAAGCTTGAGTGCTGTCTGTCCAGCAAAGACACCCACGTGCTGAGCTGCTCTGAGGACGGACATGTTTACTTCTGGGACTTGGTGGAG ggtTGTTTGTCATGGAAACTTCCCGTGGGCAAAGCTGTGGTCCAGTCTTTGTCCTTTCACCCTACGCAGACACGCCTCCTCACCGCCAGCGAGAGCCGCATACAAGTGTGGGCGGCCGAGCTTGAAGATCCTGACAAAAATGACGACGACAATGTCACCATGGCAATGTGA
- the LOC133506405 gene encoding syntaxin-10 isoform X2 has protein sequence MKDQLSSPSAVAQAEKKNKQPLLASSVSDRSMQLDAHLVSSNSRYIQEQQEQQQLIMQEQDDHLELVSGSIRVLKDMSGRIGDELDEQAVILGDFADEMDQTSTRMDSVLKKLEKVSHMTSSRRQWCAIAVLVAILIAVLILFFAL, from the exons ATGAAGGATCAGTTGTCAAGTCCATCAGCTGTGGCTCaggcggagaaaaaaaacaagcag CCGCTGCTAGCATCGTCTGTGTCAGACCGCTCAATGCAACTGGATGCCCACCTGGTGTCCAGCAATTCCAGATACATTCAAGAGCAGCAGGAACAACAGCAG ctGATCATGCAGGAGCAGGATGACCATCTAGAGCTTGTGTCCGGAAGCATCCGAGTGCTGAAAGACATGTCGGGTCGTATCGGAGACGAACTGGACGAGCAGGCCGT CATCTTGGGGGACTTTGCAGACGAGATGGACCAGACGTCGACCCGTATGGACTCTGTGCTCAAGAAGTTGGAGAAGGTCTCGCACATGACCAGCA GTCGGCGTCAGTGGTGCGCCATTGCTGTGCTGGTTGCCATTTTGATCGCCGTGCTCATCCTCTTCTTTGCCCTCTGA